Below is a window of Thiohalorhabdus sp. Cl-TMA DNA.
GATCCGCTCTTCGAGCTCGCCAAGCCGTTCCGCCAGATCGGCGATGGTGTCGCGGGCCAGGTCTGGCAAGCCATTCTCGGCGTCCTCCAAAACCGCTGGCAGGTCCCGACGCAGTCTCGGAATGCTTTTGGGGAGGACGAGCCCGTATTCGTTCAGCAGGCCCCGGATCTGATTGCCCACCGAGGTCCGTTCCTCGATTAGCTGCGCCCGGACCCGGTGCAGCGTCAGAATCGCCTGCTGCTCGGCGCTTTTCACCGGGACGAAGCGCATGTTAGGGCGGCCCACGGCTTCGCAGATGGCCTCGGCGTCGTTGTCGTCGTTCTTCTGGTCCTTGCGATAGGGCGCCACGAACTGCGGGGCCATCAACCGAACCTCATGGCCGAACTTCTGGAGCTCTCGGGCCCAATAGTGGGCACTGCCGCAGGCTTCTATGCCCACCAGGCTAGGTTCGAGTCTGGCGAAGAAATCGAGCACCTGGCCCCGATTCAGCTTCTTGCGAAGCTCGGGCTGTTCCCGCTCATTGACGCCGTGGACATGAAACACCTGCTTGGCCAGATCCAGGCCGATGCGCACAATGCTCATGGGACTCCTCCTCATCAGGTCGGAATTCCGTCTCCCGACCCAAGCTG
It encodes the following:
- a CDS encoding IS110 family transposase, which translates into the protein MSIVRIGLDLAKQVFHVHGVNEREQPELRKKLNRGQVLDFFARLEPSLVGIEACGSAHYWARELQKFGHEVRLMAPQFVAPYRKDQKNDDNDAEAICEAVGRPNMRFVPVKSAEQQAILTLHRVRAQLIEERTSVGNQIRGLLNEYGLVLPKSIPRLRRDLPAVLEDAENGLPDLARDTIADLAERLGELEERIKRYDKRIERLADDSGTASRLMQVEGIGPVTATALVATVGDARYFKNGRQFAAWLGLVPRQFSTGGKPRHGRITKRGDRYLRTLLVHGARTALCQLSRLNTAKAQWAQGVRQRRGFNKATIALAAKQARILWALMAREADYEPAKG